The Rhinopithecus roxellana isolate Shanxi Qingling chromosome 13, ASM756505v1, whole genome shotgun sequence genome contains a region encoding:
- the CRYBB3 gene encoding beta-crystallin B3 produces the protein MAEQHGAPEQAAAGKSHGGLGGSYKVIVYELENFQGKRCELSAECPSLTDSLLEKVGSIQVESGPWLAFESRAFRGEQFVLEKGDYPRWDAWSNSRNSDSLLSLRPLNIDSPDHKLHLFENPAFSGRKMEIVDDDVPSLWAHGFQDRVASVRAINGTWVGYEFPGYRGRQYVFERGEYRHWNEWDASQPQLQSVRRIRDQKWHKRGCFLSS, from the exons ATGGCAGAACAGCATGGAGCACCCGAGCAGGCTGCAGCTGGCAAGAGCCATGGAGGCCTTGGGGGCAGCTACAAG GTGATCGTGTACGAACTAGAGAACTTCCAAGGCAAACGCTGCGAGCTCTCGGCCGAGTGCCCCAGCCTGACCGACAGCCTGCTGGAGAAGGTGGGCTCCATCCAAGTGGAGTCTGGGCC GTGGCTGGCATTTGAGTCTAGGGCCTTCCGCGGGGAGCAGTTTGTTCTGGAGAAGGGGGATTATCCTCGCTGGGACGCCTGGTCCAACAGCCGTAATAGTGACAGCCTACTGTCCCTCCGGCCTCTGAACATT GATAGCCCAGATCACAAGCTGCATCTGTTTGAGAACCCAGCTTTCAGTGGCCGCAAGATGGAGATAGTGGATGATGACGTGCCCAGCCTTTGGGCTCATGGCTTCCAGGACCGTGTGGCGAGTGTCCGCGCCATCAATGGGAC GTGGGTTGGCTATGAGTTCCCCGGCTACCGTGGGCGCCAGTACGTGTTTGAGCGGGGCGAGTACCGCCACTGGAATGAGTGGGACGCCAGCCAGCCGCAGCTGCAGTCTGTGCGCCGCATCCGCGACCAGAAGTGGCACAAGCGGGGCTGCTTCCTCAGCAGCTGA